The Toxotes jaculatrix isolate fToxJac2 chromosome 17, fToxJac2.pri, whole genome shotgun sequence genomic interval TTAGAAACTGAACTTCATCGCTGTGTCTGAGGATTTTTCCTTGATTTCATACCATTGTATAACCAttactgttattgttgttattattattagtagtagtagttttaGAATACTATATTATGATTAATATATTGTGTGTATTATATGTGTAATATATGAATGAGTATTCTAATACTCTAATATTAGTATTATGAGTGCATCAGGCTGCTCCCTGTgttcgctttctctctctgtttgagtTTATTGTGGTCGACCTCAGTTTATATGTAGCTGCCACAGGTTCAGCATAATCCCTTAACCAAGCCCAGTTGTCCTTGATTCAGCTCTGGTTTgataaccatgacctggatCTTCACAGAGACCCTTAAAGcagagctgcttttatttttcctcctctttatgttGAGCTGAACCACCTGAATCACAGctttctttaaataaataagcCTCGTTTTTAAAGCGATTCTAATTTTCTCCCGTCCTTCTCAGCAAGAGCAGCCGCCCCAGGTCGAGGTTTCGTCTCAGCCCGTCCACTCCTCCCCTCGGATCCCCATCTCCAAATGTGGAGACCTGGTCCTCTCTCTGGAGTACCGTCCCGATACGGAGAAGCTGCTGGTCTCTGTGATCGCGGCCCGGGACATCCCAGACAAAGCTCGCAGTGGGATGGATTCCTGGCAGGTGCACATGGTCCTGCTTCCCTCCAAAAAACAACGGCACAAGACGTCGGTACAGAAAGGCTCGCTGCCGCACTTCAATGAGACGTTTCGCTTCTCGCGCCTGGAGCCCTCTGACCTGCAGATGTCGGCCATCAGGTTCAGGCTGTACGCACTCGGAGGCAGGATGTCCCGTGAGCGGATGATGGGGGAGAAGGTGCTGCGTTTAGGAGGGCTCGACCCGGACGGAGGGACGATGGAGACGACGCTGGTCCTGGAGCCTCGCAGTAACCTCAAGGTGAGCTGATGAGTGAGGTGACGATGGCGAGGAGGTGGGTCAGAGTCTGAGCTGAGCACAAACACTCACAATGCACGTGGCCGTGTAGAGAAATCAGGAGAGGACATCTGCAGAATTCAGTCTGCAAAACGAAACTAAGAACTGCTCGTTTCAGATTCACGTTTCAGGTTAAAGGGACATTTGAGCTGCAGTTCATCATTAACTAACACCGctgatgtttttaaataaaacaacatgaagCTGCTCACTgtgttcatttctctgtgttgtcagaGTGTGGGCTCCCagctgagtctgtctgctgtgtctcaGAGCGACAGCGCCTCATCCACCCAGTCTCTGACCCACGGCGGTGTCCCCGAGCTCCTGGTGGGTCTGTCCTACAACGCCACAACGGGACGCATGTCTGTGGAGCTCATCAAGGGCAGCCACTTCAGAAACCTGGCCATCAACAGGCCCCCAGGTCTGCGGAGAGTAAAACACCCAGAGACATCCAGTAAAATGTCAACTTACATGGCTGACGtttatatattttcttcttccctcctcccctcccccttcctctcctccgGTCCAGACACCTACGGCCGGCTGACTCTGCTGAACTCGGTCGGTCAGGAGATCTCTCGGTGTAAGACATCCGTGCGTCGCGGCCAGCCCAACCCCGTCTACAAGGAGACTTTTGTCTTCCAGGTGGCGCTGTTCCAGCTGTCTGACGTCACGCTGCTGGTCTCCATCTACAACCGTCGCAGCATGAAGCGCAAAGAGATGGTGGGCTGGATCGCTCTGGGTCAGAACAGCAGCGGCGAGGAGGAGCAGCTCCACTGGCAGGACATGAAAGAGGGTCGAGGACAGCAGGTCTGCCGCTGGCACGTCCTGCTGGAGGCGTAATGCTGCCTGCCGGACGGTATTTAGTTTCTTTTTAAGGTTGAAGCGAGTTTATTCTTTAGTTAGAAAGTTGGAAAGTattgaggaaagaaaaagaaaaagctttgatTTTATCTGCAGACAGGAAGATGCTTGTCGAGTGTCGGTGGATTCATCGCcacatctgctgctggaggctgattgaagttcaaaacaaaatcttttGTTGATGAATTAggaaaaaattaattaataa includes:
- the syt16 gene encoding synaptotagmin-16 isoform X1, which gives rise to MASEGGPAETQPAPADSVSKNGDFTPEAIGFLSAVGVFIVALAVLFLFINKKLCFSRVGGLPCLEQHGRRKKGRPGIRQGLVNSYGDDDDDGISSSDSEDEVLKQFEISVSRSQSFRAAATNGGEQQSQQTQLALGRRHKFTRLSDQEEGSTEPSDCEEMEAQSRQGFQDPLSAAAEERERASALSLDKPTGVEASGGKDSPTPSTNRQAADGSEDTEKAVDRDKNDATDSSSTWSPEQEQPPQVEVSSQPVHSSPRIPISKCGDLVLSLEYRPDTEKLLVSVIAARDIPDKARSGMDSWQVHMVLLPSKKQRHKTSVQKGSLPHFNETFRFSRLEPSDLQMSAIRFRLYALGGRMSRERMMGEKVLRLGGLDPDGGTMETTLVLEPRSNLKSVGSQLSLSAVSQSDSASSTQSLTHGGVPELLVGLSYNATTGRMSVELIKGSHFRNLAINRPPGLRRVKHPETSSKMSTYMADVYIFSSSLLPSPFLSSGPDTYGRLTLLNSVGQEISRCKTSVRRGQPNPVYKETFVFQVALFQLSDVTLLVSIYNRRSMKRKEMVGWIALGQNSSGEEEQLHWQDMKEGRGQQVCRWHVLLEA
- the syt16 gene encoding synaptotagmin-16 isoform X2; this encodes MASEGGPAETQPAPADSVSKNGDFTPEAIGFLSAVGVFIVALAVLFLFINKKLCFSRVGGLPCLEQHGRRKKGRPGIRQGLVNSYGDDDDDGISSSDSEDEVLKQFEISVSRSQSFRAAATNGGEQQSQQTQLALGRRHKFTRLSDQEEGSTEPSDCEEMEAQSRQGFQDPLSAAAEERERASALSLDKPTGVEASGGKDSPTPSTNRQAADGSEDTEKAVDRDKNDATDSSSTWSPEQEQPPQVEVSSQPVHSSPRIPISKCGDLVLSLEYRPDTEKLLVSVIAARDIPDKARSGMDSWQVHMVLLPSKKQRHKTSVQKGSLPHFNETFRFSRLEPSDLQMSAIRFRLYALGGRMSRERMMGEKVLRLGGLDPDGGTMETTLVLEPRSNLKSVGSQLSLSAVSQSDSASSTQSLTHGGVPELLVGLSYNATTGRMSVELIKGSHFRNLAINRPPDTYGRLTLLNSVGQEISRCKTSVRRGQPNPVYKETFVFQVALFQLSDVTLLVSIYNRRSMKRKEMVGWIALGQNSSGEEEQLHWQDMKEGRGQQVCRWHVLLEA